From Pogoniulus pusillus isolate bPogPus1 chromosome 17, bPogPus1.pri, whole genome shotgun sequence, the proteins below share one genomic window:
- the CTXND1 gene encoding cortexin domain-containing 1 protein, with amino-acid sequence MEGPTPEPVYVDVDKGLTLACFVFLCLFLIVMIIRCAKVIMDPYSAIPTSTWEEQHLDD; translated from the coding sequence ATGGAGGGACCAACCCCAGAGCCTGTGTATGTCGACGTGGACAAGGGACTGACGCTGGCCTGTTTTGtcttcctctgcctcttcctgaTTGTGATGATTATTCGCTGTGCAAAAGTCATCATGGACCCCTACAGTGCCATCCCTACATCCACCTGGGAGGAGCAGCATCTGGATGACTGA